The genomic stretch ctttttagccaaaagagacaaaataaatgtctattcagTCATAAACCAAAATGTCAAAAGTTAAGGGGTTACAAAACCAAGTACATAATCAGCACTAAGCAAGCTGAGATACAAACCAACAAAACAGCAAAACAGAATTGCCAAAAACAAGAAAATCCATCACATCAATATAAACCATCACTTCAATAGGGACCAAAGTCAAAGGAACTAATCAGAATAGCTTGAGCTTGCAGCTTCATCAGCACCAGAAACAGAATTGCCACTTGTCTCATCATCGtttgcagacctctcactagaggtgtgagcttcagcttccttagcatgttcaatattttcaccttcagcttgctccaagcttgcaatcaagGCTTCCAACGATCGTTTCCTAGTTGTTGCTACCCGTATCCCTTCACCCATCTCTTTACAAGTCTCCTTAAGCTCAACAATAGTTCCAActtttgaggctggctttttcatggcatatgtcatgacaatatctttgacatgactgccttcaaacagtttatagtgcacagacagagcaggttttcttctactaggtaAATCATTAGAACTCAGAATACCAGGGTGTTGAttcaggataatcccacaaatcataAAGGGAATGGCAATAGGAAGCTTAACTGCATTAGTAGGTGCATGCTTGAtgatttgttcaaacataaatctaccatagtcaaaaTTCATTTTGGTTCCAACAACAAAGATAAACCTTCCAAGGGTATTAGCAATTGTGGAAATATGGTTGGTAGGCGCCGAATTTGCAActcctattttatgcaatatagcatacttgacagtcaacttcccagcaggaagatgctttttaataGGCCATCATTTCACCTGCCTAGCTGTAATTtctctacagacctcattgtctgtagcttCCAATTCACCTGCACCCTTAACTTTTCTTCCCAGAAAATTGTTAATAACAGTGGGAAAGAATGTGATACACTTACCTCTCACAAACACTTCGCAAAATTCCTTGTTGTTCTTATCAGCAATATCCTTAAGAatgttgacaatgaattccttaactAAACCCTCATAACACTGAGAGAACCTAGCCATAGTCTTCAACAACCCATCAGCCTttatcaggtccatgacctccttgacTTCAGCAACATCCTTTCCTAACTCCCTTTCCACAGCTACCCttctttgaatcacaaatttccatTTGGAAGCTCGATcctcaagatggaaagagatattGTCCAAATGCACAACAACAACTTTCACAGGAGACTACCTCATAGTGGTTTTCTTCacaggagagatgtcagggacatcttcctcaacatcctcTTAAGATTCAGAATCTTCTTtaaccttcctcttcttcacttcaaccttgctccaagatttggagggaccAATACCAGCAGTCTTCTTAGTTTTTCTAGCTGACATAAGTTCAACCACAGATCTTCCTTTTCGAGTCTTCATACGTTTAGCCACACCTGGCTTTAAGTGATGAATTAAGTTATCCTCTTGATCATCAgacctatcatcctctaggtTAATCACATCGTTTGCATCACCATGCTTCTCAGTGTGGGAAGCATTGGTAGTTTTAGATGCCATAGACTTTCCTTTACCAGACACAGTTTGCCTTAGAGAGCATAAACCTTCAGCAGCCATGTCCTTCTCAGAACTGGAGGAATCATCATTCTTCTTACTATGTtgttcaacctcaggagaggggtacattttagacaggggagtagagactccctttacagaatgtccttcattaaggagtctagtgactaggtttcttatgacacgatcagtgtggtGTATATATTCCTTAGAGTTAATGGCAGGAGTTGAGCCAGAAGAGATACTAGAGATGTTACCTTGTTTGGGGAATGCAGAAGCTGAGGCATCCATGGGATGGTTCAAATCAAGGGCCTCGCAGGGAATAACAAATAGAGGAACCACATCCAGAATCTCATCATCTGGAATGTCCATGGAAGGAGCGCTAACCTTTTGAGTAGACTTAGTAGCAGGAGTAttttgatgttgtgacattttggaGTTTTTGTGGGAAAAAATGcagttgccctagcagaggtgTGTGAGGAAGGAGTAAGAAGAAGGAAGAGTTGGAGTAGGTAGTGAGGTTGTGGGGGTAGCGTGTGAGGACgtaatagatggtatttccaaaacTAGGTGATGGTTTTATCTTAGCCACATAGACACTACTTTGCTTACTTTtcccactccatattaattgctacaagtcttcataaatgcaaagccctaattttcctctcaggacttcaaaatgatttgcatccaaggcctttgtaaaaatatcagctaactgcatctcagtagcaacatgctctaaggctacaatcttatcctccacgagttctctaataaaatgatgacgaatatcaatatgttttgtcctgctgtgctgaataggattctttgagatgtttatagcactcaggttgtcacagtacaatgtcatgacatcttgtatgacattatattcagtcagcatttgtttcatccacaccagttgagagcaactgcttccagctactatgtattcagcttcagcagtagacagagacacacaattttgcttcttactAAGCCTTGGTATTAAATTGTTCCCTAAGAAtaagcatcctcctgatgtgcttttcctatcatcaaaacttccagcccaatcagcatcacaatatccagatagcacagattcagatccatgaatgtatagcatcccatagtcacaagtgccattgacatatttcag from Lathyrus oleraceus cultivar Zhongwan6 chromosome 7, CAAS_Psat_ZW6_1.0, whole genome shotgun sequence encodes the following:
- the LOC127104670 gene encoding uncharacterized protein LOC127104670 codes for the protein MYPSPEVEQHSKKNDDSSSSEKDMAAEGLCSLRQTVSGKGKSMASKTTNASHTEKHGDANDVINLEDDRSDDQEDNLIHHLKPGVAKRMKTRKGRSVVELMSARKTKKTAGIGPSKSWSKVEVKKRKSPVKVVVVHLDNISFHLEDRASKWKFVIQRRVAVERELGKDVAEVKEVMDLIKADGLLKTMARFSQCYEGLVKEFIVNILKDIADKNNKEFCEVFVRGKCITFFPTVINNFLGRKVKGAGELEATDNEVCREITARQVK